In the Malaya genurostris strain Urasoe2022 chromosome 1, Malgen_1.1, whole genome shotgun sequence genome, one interval contains:
- the LOC131425154 gene encoding delta(24)-sterol reductase-like isoform X1 translates to MVDKSLLEILLIDYRWIVVLFFLLPASFLYNLFYSVRSKIIFKLNSAPKNHDIKVADIQQQVKKWRESGTNAKMCTGRPGWQTMSFRKPMYKKSSYQINCNLVDVLDVDINRKIVRVEPLVSMGQLSETLAALGWTTPIVPELDDLTVGGLVMGTGVESSSHIYGLFQHICVSYELVLADGSIVQCSEKENSDLFYAVPWSYGTLGFLTSVEIKIIPATKYIRLHYEPVVGLQNIIDKFEKASRDTKKNQYVEGLLYTLNEAVIMTGEMVKDSEVEQNKLNDIGKWYKPWFFVHVQDILKRGKTTYEYVPLREYYHRHSRALFWEIQDIVPFGNNILFRYLLGWLLPVKVSLLKLTQTETVKKLYENNHIIQDLLVPTSTMKKCCEEFDRLVNVYPVWLCPFLLPNNPGMLKPSAGMQSDLYVDIGVYGVPKNRRFHPTETTRAIEDLVEKSKGFQMLYADTYRTEEEFRRMFDHGLYDKMRKKYQCEAAFPEVYGKVNKNVRD, encoded by the exons ATGGTGGATAAGAGCTTACTCGAAATACTTCTAATAGACTATCGTTGGATAGTTGTGTTGTTTTTCCTACTGCCGGCttcatttttgtataatttattCTACAGTGTTAGAAGTAAAATCATATTCAAACTTAATTCAGCACCTAAAAATCATGACATTAAGGTAGCGGACATTCAGCAGCAG GTGAAAAAATGGAGGGAATCAGGAACTAATGCCAAGATGTGCACTGGTCGACCGGGATGGCAAACTATGAGCTTTCGGAAACCTATGTACAAGAAGTCCTCTTACCAAATCAACTGTAATCTCGTTGACGTATTGGATGTAGACATAAATCGAAAAATTGTCCGCGTTGAGCCTCTTGTGAGCATGG GGCAATTGTCGGAAACATTGGCTGCTCTCGGATGGACAACCCCTATTGTTCCAGAGTTGGATGATTTGACCGTAGGAGGTTTGGTGATGGGAACTGGTGTCGAGTCTAGTTCGCATATCTATGGACTTTTTCAACACATTTGTGTATCTTATGAGCTCGTATTGGCGGATGGAAGTATCGTACAGTGTTCCGAAAAGGAAAACAGCGACTTATTTTATGCTGTTCCGTGGTCGTATGGAACCCTTGGTTTTCTGACTTCTGTCGAAATCAAAATAATACCTGCCACGAA ATACATACGACTACACTATGAGCCCGTTGTTGGCTTGCAAAATATTATTGATAAGTTCGAAAAAGCTTCACGCGACACAAAAAAGAATCAATATGTTGAAGGATTGCTCTATACATTGAACGAAGCTGTGATCATGACGGGAGAGATGGTGAAAGATAGCGAAGTTGAGCAGAACAAGCTTAACGACATCGGGAAATGGTACAAACCATGGTTTTTTGTTCACGTGCAGGATATTCTAAAACGTGGCAAAACAACCTACGAATACGTACCGTTGCGAGAGTACTATCACCGGCACTCGAGAGCACTGTTCTGGGAAATACAG gACATCGTTCCATTCGGAAACAACATATTATTCCGATACCTATTAGGTTGGCTACTACCGGTTAAAGTATCGCTGTTGAAACTCACTCAAACCGAAACGGTGAAAAAACTGTACGAAAACAATCACATTATCCAGGATTTGCTAGTGCCTACGAGCACCATGAAAAAATGCTGTGAAGAATTTGATCGCCTTGTAAATGTTTATCCTGTCTGGTTATGTCCATTCTTATTACCGAACAACCCAGGTATGCTGAAACCATCCGCTGGAATGCAAAGTGACCTCTATGTCGACATCGGTGTGTACGGTGTACCAAAAAACCGACGCTTTCACCCAACCGAAACTACCCGCGCTATCGAGGATTTGGTTGAAAAAAGTAAGGGCTTTCAAATGTTGTATGCTGACACCTACCGTACTGAAGAAGAATTTCGGCGTATGTTCGATCACGGTCTGTACGATAAAATGCGTAAAAAATACCAATGCGAAGCGGCTTTCCCGGAAGTGTATGGTAAAGTGAACAAGAATGTTCGAGATTAA
- the LOC131425154 gene encoding delta(24)-sterol reductase-like isoform X2, producing the protein MCTGRPGWQTMSFRKPMYKKSSYQINCNLVDVLDVDINRKIVRVEPLVSMGQLSETLAALGWTTPIVPELDDLTVGGLVMGTGVESSSHIYGLFQHICVSYELVLADGSIVQCSEKENSDLFYAVPWSYGTLGFLTSVEIKIIPATKYIRLHYEPVVGLQNIIDKFEKASRDTKKNQYVEGLLYTLNEAVIMTGEMVKDSEVEQNKLNDIGKWYKPWFFVHVQDILKRGKTTYEYVPLREYYHRHSRALFWEIQDIVPFGNNILFRYLLGWLLPVKVSLLKLTQTETVKKLYENNHIIQDLLVPTSTMKKCCEEFDRLVNVYPVWLCPFLLPNNPGMLKPSAGMQSDLYVDIGVYGVPKNRRFHPTETTRAIEDLVEKSKGFQMLYADTYRTEEEFRRMFDHGLYDKMRKKYQCEAAFPEVYGKVNKNVRD; encoded by the exons ATGTGCACTGGTCGACCGGGATGGCAAACTATGAGCTTTCGGAAACCTATGTACAAGAAGTCCTCTTACCAAATCAACTGTAATCTCGTTGACGTATTGGATGTAGACATAAATCGAAAAATTGTCCGCGTTGAGCCTCTTGTGAGCATGG GGCAATTGTCGGAAACATTGGCTGCTCTCGGATGGACAACCCCTATTGTTCCAGAGTTGGATGATTTGACCGTAGGAGGTTTGGTGATGGGAACTGGTGTCGAGTCTAGTTCGCATATCTATGGACTTTTTCAACACATTTGTGTATCTTATGAGCTCGTATTGGCGGATGGAAGTATCGTACAGTGTTCCGAAAAGGAAAACAGCGACTTATTTTATGCTGTTCCGTGGTCGTATGGAACCCTTGGTTTTCTGACTTCTGTCGAAATCAAAATAATACCTGCCACGAA ATACATACGACTACACTATGAGCCCGTTGTTGGCTTGCAAAATATTATTGATAAGTTCGAAAAAGCTTCACGCGACACAAAAAAGAATCAATATGTTGAAGGATTGCTCTATACATTGAACGAAGCTGTGATCATGACGGGAGAGATGGTGAAAGATAGCGAAGTTGAGCAGAACAAGCTTAACGACATCGGGAAATGGTACAAACCATGGTTTTTTGTTCACGTGCAGGATATTCTAAAACGTGGCAAAACAACCTACGAATACGTACCGTTGCGAGAGTACTATCACCGGCACTCGAGAGCACTGTTCTGGGAAATACAG gACATCGTTCCATTCGGAAACAACATATTATTCCGATACCTATTAGGTTGGCTACTACCGGTTAAAGTATCGCTGTTGAAACTCACTCAAACCGAAACGGTGAAAAAACTGTACGAAAACAATCACATTATCCAGGATTTGCTAGTGCCTACGAGCACCATGAAAAAATGCTGTGAAGAATTTGATCGCCTTGTAAATGTTTATCCTGTCTGGTTATGTCCATTCTTATTACCGAACAACCCAGGTATGCTGAAACCATCCGCTGGAATGCAAAGTGACCTCTATGTCGACATCGGTGTGTACGGTGTACCAAAAAACCGACGCTTTCACCCAACCGAAACTACCCGCGCTATCGAGGATTTGGTTGAAAAAAGTAAGGGCTTTCAAATGTTGTATGCTGACACCTACCGTACTGAAGAAGAATTTCGGCGTATGTTCGATCACGGTCTGTACGATAAAATGCGTAAAAAATACCAATGCGAAGCGGCTTTCCCGGAAGTGTATGGTAAAGTGAACAAGAATGTTCGAGATTAA
- the LOC131425156 gene encoding caspase-like: MSEMDLIKEQSILLDESNNTNKFTDVADALGHGNGLDHYGNRIKARMPVDRYASDYNMNHPKRGLALVFNHEHFEIPQLKSRTGTNVDCENLVATLKYLDFDVKVYKDLKLRDMQKEVEKVALLDHSDNDCICITILSHGELGYLYAKDCQYKLDIIWSYFTANRCPTLAGKPKIFFIQACQGDQLDAGVSLAERTETDSAGSMSYKIPAHADFLIAYSTIPGFYSWRNTQKGSWFMQSLCHEINQHGKKYDILTLLTFVAQRVAYDFESNTPDVPMMHQQKQIPCVTTMLTRLLRFTDK; encoded by the exons ATGAGCGAAATGGATTTAATTAAAGAGCAGTCGATTTTGTTGGACGAATCGAACAATACGAACAAATTTACGGATGTAGCTGACGCTCTAGGACACGGGAACGGATT AGACCACTATGGAAATCGCATCAAGGCTCGTATGCCTGTGGATAGATATGCTTCAGACTATAACATGAATCATCCGAAACGAGGGTTAGCATTGGTTTTCAATCATGAACATTTTGAGATTCCGCAGTTGAAATCAAGAACGGGAACCAATGTTGATTGTGAGAATTTAGTAGCTACGTTGAAATATTTGGACTTTGATGTGAAGGTATACAAGGATCTGAAATTAAGAGACATGcagaaagaagttgaaaaag tCGCTCTTTTGGATCATTCGGATAATGATTGTATCTGTATAACTATCCTATCACACGGAGAACTTGGTTACCTCTACGCTAAGGATTGTCAGTACAAATTAGACATCATTTGGTCATATTTTACGGCTAATCGCTGTCCTACACTAGCCGGTaaaccaaaaattttctttattcaGGCTTGTCAAGGGGACCAATTGGATGCGGGTGTTTCTTTGGCTGAACGCACAGAAACTGACAGTGCGGGTTCAATGAGCTATAAAATTCCAGCTCATGCCGATTTTCTGATTGCTTATTCCACGATTCCGGGTTTTTATTCATGGCGTAACACTCAAAAGGGTTCCTGGTTTATGCAGTCGCTTTGTCATGAAATAAATCAGCACGGCAAAAAGTATGATATTTTGACACTTCTCACCTTTGTGGCTCAACGAGTTGCATACGACTTTGAATCTAACACACCAGATGTTCCAATGATGCATCAACAGAAGCAAATTCCATGCGTGACTACGATGCTTACGAGATTATTGCGATTCACAGATAAGTAA
- the LOC131427008 gene encoding uncharacterized protein LOC131427008: MANIHNGFFKLMNSYYGYNTAQLFKVYAQLNRKLCNMSIRKYFLVQCRKTGLFPNHIVNSLKCIHPLLEERSPYTHKLQRTTERFKKSILNIEIKQTFFKIKCLHRELDQLQQQLTQATNSTLATQFIATQNQSVVHRTKTLQRTTGRKLKKLIKEKTATPDSPTPTLNPKAILNATNVTIPEDTITLLSLGKKFSMPITNTNTIPFYHMLADIESILRTSPNQAIQDRNRCLVATHIQNYISKLVHRQIDTPLHTFCKKASSITKKFINDNQDICIIEADKGNRTVIMYKQDHDRKMHELLDKPTYQKTSRDPTPSIQRQNNMHIIRLLNLKLIDNSTATRLKSTTAICPQIYGQPKAHKPDLPLRPVVPNITAPTYQLSKYLASILQRSTHSEFNVSDSFQFITNIKQITLPPNYVLVSFDVVSLFTNIPLDLVIHDIIMDWNNIKAYTNINLDLFLELIEFCVKSSYFRFQDKYYMQTFGTAMGSPLSPILANIVMDNLLHTVTKQLPFNIPIVRKYVDDLFLALPKDQIQYTMDTFNAYNSYLQFTKEDENNNQLPFLDVMITRNSDQTLCTRWYAKPIASGRLLNYHSFHPLTVKMNVAHNFIKRVMCLTTDNNVDTQNIIFQHLRRNNYPSKLINRIIHRNKHQRYSLAENAPTARNSPNSTEQNSITTNSTDQITIRTDPPIYRSLPYITSLSPAIINTLKTDYDNITISTKPINTIARILPNIKQPIDLLSQFNVIYSLPCENCKMNYIGMTRNHLKTRLYGHKSNINQYDKLKSDGAVNTDERMIALGKKLRSLNIWSLIIIHLISRVLKS, translated from the coding sequence ATGGCGAATATACACAATGGCTTCTTCAAGCTAATGAACAGTTACTATGGTTACAACACAGCACAATTATTCAAAGTGTATGCACAACTCAACAGAAAGTTATGTAACATGAGCATCCGTAAGTACTTTCTCGTTCAATGTCGTAAAACTGGATTATTCCCGAACCACATAGTGAACTCTCTAAAATGCATACACCCACTTTTGGAAGAACGCAGTCCGTACACCCATAAACTACAACGAACAACCGAACgttttaaaaaatcaattttaaatatCGAGATCAAACagacttttttcaaaattaagtgTTTACATCGAGAACTGGACCAACTACAACAACAGCTGACACAAGCTACAAATAGCACTCTAGCGACACAGTTTATTGCAACACAGAATCAGTCAGTTGTACATCGGACGAAAACACTCCAACGCACAACAGGTCGTAAGCTGAAGAAATTAATTAAAGAAAAAACAGCAACACCTGACAGTCCTACGCCTACACTCAACCCAAAAGCCATACTAAATGCTACCAATGTAACGATTCCCGAAGATACCATCACACTACTCAGTCTGGGAAAAAAGTTTTCCATGCCAATCACAAATACCAACACAATTCCGTTTTACCACATGCTTGCCGACATTGAATCTATACTACGCACTTCTCCAAACCAAGCCATTCAAGATCGCAACAGATGTCTAGTTGCAACACATATCCAAAACTATATATCGAAATTAGTACACCGCCAAATAGACACTCCACTCCATACGTTCTGCAAAAAAGCATCCAGTATTACCAAAAAGTTCATTAACGACAATCAAGATATCTGCATTATAGAAGCCGATAAAGGAAACAGGACTGTAATAATGTATAAACAAGATCACGATAGGAAGATGCACGAATTACTAGATAAACCTACATATCAGAAAACATCCAGAGATCCCACACCATCCATCCAACGACAAAACAACATGCATATTATTAGGTTACTGAATCTCAAGCTCATCGACAATAGTACAGCAACACGTTTAAAATCTACCACCGCTATCTGTCCACAAATATACGGGCAGCCCAAAGCCCATAAACCCGATCTACCTTTACGTCCGGTAGTACCAAACATCACAGCACCAACATACCAACTATCAAAATATCTAGCCAGCATATTACAAAGATCCACACACAGCGAGTTCAACGTTTCCGACAGTTTCCAATTCATTACAAACATAAAGCAAATCACTCTACCACCAAACTATGTCTTAGTTTCGTTTGACGTAGtctctctttttacgaacataCCATTAGACTTAGTCATCCACGACATCATAATGGATTGGAATAATATCAAAGCATACACCAATATAAACTTGGATTTATTTTTGGAATTAATAGAGTTTTGCGTAAAAAGTAGTTATTTTCGGTTCCAAGACAAATACTACATGCAAACTTTCGGTACAGCTATGGGAAGTCCGCTGTCACCCATCCTGGCAAATATAGTTATGGACAATCTACTACACACAGTGACCAAACAGTTGCCATTCAACATTCCTATCGTTCGTAAATACGTTGATGATCTATTCTTGGCTCTACCCAAAGATCAAATACAGTACACCATGGATACTTTTAACGCATACAACTCTTACTTACAATTCACCAAAGAAGACGAAAATAACAATCAACTCCCATTCTTGGATGTAATGATTACAAGAAATTCCGATCAAACATTATGCACCCGATGGTACGCAAAACCAATAGCATCTGGCAGACTTTTAAATTATCACTCGTTTCACCCACTAACGGTTAAAATGAATGTCGCTCATAACTTCATAAAGCGGGTTATGTGCCTCACTACGGATAACAACGTGGATAcgcaaaacataattttccaacATCTTAGAAGGAACAACTACCCATCGAAACTTATAAACAGAATTATCCATAGGAATAAGCACCAACGTTACAGCCTAGCAGAAAACGCCCCAACGGCGAGGAACTCACCAAATAGTACCGAGCAAAATTCAATTACAACCAATAGCACAGACCAAATTACCATACGCACCGACCCACCGATATACAGATCACTTCCATACATAACATCACTCTCACCAGCCATAATTAACACCCTCAAAACTGATTATGATAACATTACAATTTCAACTAAACCGATCAACACGATAGCTAGAATTTTACCAAATATAAAACAACCAATTGATCTGCTATCACAGTTTAATGTTATATATAGTCTTCCATGCGAAAACTGCAAGATGAATTACATAGGCATGACTCGTAATCATCTAAAAACAAGATTATACGGTcacaaatcaaatatcaatcAGTACGATAAACTAAAAAGTGATGGTGCAGTCAACACCGACGAACGGATGATCGCTCTAGGGAAAAAACTGCGCTCATTAAACATATGGTCACTCATAATCATACATTTGATCTCAAGAGTGTTAAAATCATAG
- the LOC131425157 gene encoding WASH complex subunit 4: MQRSQQNLNYYGANQIKEFGIFLEDFDVQLQRLINETCEESKIPTVAIQLGALKENLSSITLVDSDNKVLNKLLYSFSALCHEVYLLKDEFEEITLQFLCFDESLNDCTEQLREDSAVTVEQSSLLAISSKIEMFTRIKCYFERILDVSVVIVLQIGALFDPLNQFGHFNHCNWDLHLMFDYLSELIYMPLLFDTILEQSVFKTYWKFYVKQIKSIKLNPKKLNKTIKIDQIYDLNKAIDEIAVWFDGVAFKRILETLFNAKQKLVLESATVMSDKMLKYLRQRISEIATYNVNVSNNEESSSVVKLNAIVNLYHYIFVSIDSKVLKNLIEINEKFCDIPLIGKVIWIPDNFFRKYGHKTIRDCDRNDYQKARSAHFIYRKKSLTKDILVYCIQITSWLVRISAAFKNTKDDTTLEILRQKCELIFEGLQYAQEISFLVQSITSLHLFLHESISEQIFQSVGKLLEYLQCIYNFFGCNQKTIAEATQFIIQHLQHKIFVIVVNSKKKLINETKQAKLKKNEVFIDKLSAFHVIERCMSGPANRTRLTIARLAIAISDPRQSFAPESYDKLRILLEQLDTLSSLQIKLLRLCDNQFLYWHQLFFTLYVEDYYKQSPSQNNLKFLVQSASICCDSIAEVLSNESDQNTVAQIGKTQRKTFNKRLLEQISNHIETFIRLDYYGKTTQIEAYNPFTDTKMTLNNIHSMIRMDPFLIGGQYLCAEEHVKHYLSSTYYTLASIAQHDWKIYKEMRCQADSYHVGTIEDQLPKQTLEQGLDVLEIMHNIEHFVSHYVYNLNFQIFIEQTSGNHFLNTVNIAHIANSLRRHGTGIINTTVNYTFQFLRQKFFTFSHFLYDEQIKARLTSDAKYFLENAEALNQTYDFDRAHAFNRKIKNLGLSEAGETYMDLFRKLVCHIGNAMGYVRMIRSGALHECTEATVYLPVIDGNLNFVKFAKEESLNEETACAAEILENDINSLCKNYRIDTNYFRLLVNAFLSLRHAENIHLHNFYMIIPPLTINFVEYILKAKEKIAKKDKVGALFTDDGFAMGIAYILKLLDQTSKFNSLHWFRSVKNKYNHELEKLDAQQQYTVKVNDGDKLMQTYALTRRRLKMVQQEFDLLFCSLSSAKIFYNDAIS; this comes from the exons ATGCAACGCAGTCAACAGAATTTAA ATTACTACGGAGCAAACCAAATAAAAGAATTTGGGATTTTCTTAGAGGATTTCGATGTACAGTTACAACGCCTGATTAACGAGACCTGCGAAGAATCGAAAATTCCGACTGTAGCCATCCAATTAGGTgctttgaaagaaaatttaagCTCCATAACACTAGTGGACAGCGATAATAAAGTTCTGAACAAACTCTTGTATTCGTTTAGTGCATTGTGTCACGAAGTATACTTATTAAAAGACGAATTTGAGGAAATTACCTTACAGTTTTTATGTTTCGATGAATCATTAAACGATTGTACAGAACAACTAAGAGAAGATAGTGCTGTGACTGTAGAACAGTCGTCATTGTTAGCTATAAGCAGTAAAATCGAAATGTTTACCCGCATCAAGTGTTATTTCGAGCGAATATTGGATGTATCCGTAGTAATCGTGTTACAAATTGGAGCTctttttgatccgttgaatcagttTGGTCACTTTAACCATTGCAACTGGGACTTGCAT TTGATGTTCGACTATTTATCAGAATTGATCTATATGCCACTTCTGTTTGATACCATCTTAGAGCAATCGGTGTTCAAAACTTACTGGAAATTTTACGTGAAACAAATAAAATCTATCAAGTTAAATCCGAAGAAGCTGAATAAAACCATAAAGATAgaccaaatttatgatttgaataaAGCAATTGATGAAATAGCTGTATGGTTTGATGGAGTTGCTTTTAAG CGCATTCTAGAGACCTTGTTCAATGCTAAACAAAAACTAGTCCTGGAATCTGCAACAGTTATGTCAGACAAAATGCTTAAATATCTTAGGCAGCGTATTTCCGAAATTGCTACTTACAATGTTAATGTTTCGAACAATGAGGAGTCTAGCAGTGTGGTCAAACTCAATGCGATAGTTAATCTATATCATTATATTTTTGTCAGTATTGATAGTAAAGTTTTGAAGAATTTAATCGAGATCAATGAAAAA TTCTGTGACATTCCTTTAATTGGAAAAGTGATATGGATACCTGACAATTTCTTTCGTAAGTATGGTCATAAAACGATCCGTGATTGTGATCGTAACGATTATCAAAAGGCTCGTAGTGCTCATTTTATTTACCGGAAGAAGAGTTTGACGAAAGACATTCTTGTATATTGCATTCAAATAACTAGCTGGTTGGTACGTATTAGTGCTGCATTTAAAAACACCAAAGATGATACGACACTCGAAATACTACGACAAAAATGTGAACTGATTTTCGAAGGCTTGCAGTATGCACAAGAAATCAGCTTTCTTGTACAATCAATCACGTCGCtacatttatttttacatgaatCGATCAGCGAACAAATATTTCAATCCGTTGGCAAGCTTCTAGAGTATTTGCAGTGCATTTACAACTTTTTCGGATGCAATCAAAAAACTATCGCTGAAGCTACTCAATTTATAATCCAACACCTTCagcataaaatatttgttatagtAGTGAATTCTAAG aaaaaacttATTAATGAGACTAAACAAGCAAAGCTAAAAAAGAACGAAGTATTCATCGATAAATTATCGGCTTTCCATGTAATTGAACGATGCATGAGTGGTCCAGCAAATCGAACGCGATTGACCATCGCTAGATTAGCCATTGCAATCAGCGATCCTCGGCAATCGTTTGCGCCAGAAAGTTATGATAAGCTACGCATCCTGCTCGAACAGTTAGATACACTGTCCAGtttacaaataaaacttttgcgTTTATGCGATAACCAGTTCCTTTACTGGCATCAACTGTTTTTTACACTTTACGTTGAGGACTATTATAAACAAAGTCCATCACAAAATAATCTAAAATTTCTAGTTCAGTCTGCATCGATTTGTTGTGATAGCATAGCGGAAGTGTTATCAAACGAAAGTGATCAAAATACAGTCGCTCAAATAGGAAAAACTCAACGCAAAACTTTTAACAAAAGACTCCTAGAACAGATCAGCAATCACATTGAAACCTTCATTCGTCTTGATTACTACGGTAAAACTACGCAGATCGAAGCCTATAATCCGTTTACAGATACCAAAATGACTTTGAACAATATTCATTCTATGATTCGAATGGACCCTTTTCTCATCGGCGGCCAGTATCTATGCGCGGAAGAGCACGTGAAGCATTACCTTAGTAGCACGTATTACACATTAGCTTCGATTGCTCAGCACGATTGGAAAATATATAAAGAAATGCGTTGTCAAGCTGATAGTTACCATGTTGGAACCATCGAAGATCAGCTCCCGAAACAAACCTTAGAGCAAGGGTTAGATGTATTAGAGATTATGCACAATATAGAGCACTTTGTCAGCCACTATGTGTACAATTTGAACTTTCAAATATTCATCGAGCAAACAAGTGGAAATCATTTTTTAAATACGGTTAACATTGCTCACATCGCGAATTCCTTACGAAGGCATGGCACAGGAATCATAAATACTACG GTTAACTATACTTTCCAGTTTTTGCGACAAAAATTCTTCACCTTTTCCCATTTCCTGTATGATGAACAGATCAAAGCAAGGCTAACTAGCGACGCGAAATATTTTCTAGAAAATGCAGAAGCACTTAATCAAACATACGATTTTGATAGAGCGCATGCATTTAATCGAAAAATTAAGAACCTCGGTCTCTCTGAAGCTGGAGAAACTTATATGGATCTTTTTCGTAAGCTGGTTTGTCACATTG GAAACGCAATGGGATATGTCCGAATGATTCGTTCAGGCGCATTACATGAATGTACTGAGGCTACAGTTTATCTACCAGTCATTGATGGTAATCTCAATTTCGTAAAATTTGCTAAAGAGGAATCTTTAAACGAGGAAACTGCTTGTGCCGCCGAGATTCTGGAGAACGACATAAATAGCTTGTGTAAAAATTATCGAATTGATACAAACTATTTTCGTTTGCTTGTGAATGCATTCCTCAGTCTACGTCATGCGGAAAATATTCATTTGCATAACTTTTATATGATAATTCCACCGCTAACGATAAATTTTGTGGAATACATTTTGAAGGCGAAAGAAAAGATTGCAAAAAAAGACAAAGTTGGTGCATTATTCACAGATGATGGATTCGCTATGG GTATTGCATATATTTTGAAATTGCTCGATCAAACTAGCAAATTTAATTCATTGCATTGGTTCCGATCAGTTAAAAACAAATACAATCATGAACTTGAGAAATTAGATGCTCAGCAGCAGTACACGGTGAAAGTGAATGATGGTGATAAGTTAATGCAAACATATGCACTAACTAGACGTCGTCTTAAAATGGTGCAACAAGAGTTCGATTTGCTTTTTTGTAGTTTAAGTAGtgcaaaaattttttataaCGATGCAATTAGTTAA